One window of Burkholderia cepacia GG4 genomic DNA carries:
- a CDS encoding HNH endonuclease yields MEFYWVNVGLTINEVLSGNFLWAPDHTVTQSGKEQHLEHWDNVAKVKAGDVVFCCHSQRISHIARAVKDSYSAPRPPSRSFSEWNAGGHRVDVQLTELKTPMLRDEVSGEFMSRFDERTSPPLFTSTGTLKQIYMAHMPQDAGAYLLEASQMIDRFEEALVSDGGNGKKVSKTTRDTIVKARVGQGKFRADLLKRWNNQCSLTGLANTDLLVASHIHAWSLSTNDERIDPDNGLLLAPHIDRLFDKGLISFDQDGGLLVGPKLSQRDQQVLALDRYAALRKVTHGNKTFLARHRARYKFD; encoded by the coding sequence ATGGAGTTCTACTGGGTAAACGTCGGACTGACGATCAATGAGGTTCTCAGCGGCAATTTCCTCTGGGCGCCAGACCATACCGTCACGCAATCGGGGAAAGAGCAGCACCTGGAGCACTGGGACAACGTTGCGAAGGTCAAGGCTGGCGACGTAGTCTTTTGCTGCCACAGTCAACGCATTTCTCATATCGCCAGGGCGGTCAAGGACTCGTACTCCGCTCCGAGGCCTCCCAGCCGCTCCTTCTCCGAATGGAATGCCGGCGGGCATCGCGTCGATGTCCAACTGACCGAACTGAAAACCCCAATGCTTCGGGACGAAGTCTCGGGCGAGTTCATGTCGCGGTTTGACGAGCGCACGTCACCGCCCCTGTTTACGAGTACTGGCACCCTCAAGCAAATTTATATGGCGCACATGCCGCAAGATGCCGGCGCCTACCTGCTCGAGGCATCCCAGATGATCGATCGCTTCGAAGAAGCACTAGTATCCGACGGTGGAAACGGAAAGAAGGTATCCAAGACGACCCGCGATACGATCGTGAAAGCCCGTGTTGGTCAAGGAAAATTTCGAGCAGATTTACTCAAGAGATGGAACAACCAATGTTCGCTCACGGGCCTGGCAAATACTGATCTTCTGGTCGCGTCTCACATCCATGCTTGGAGCCTCAGCACGAACGACGAGAGGATCGATCCTGACAACGGGTTGCTGCTCGCTCCACATATAGATCGGCTATTCGACAAGGGGCTGATTTCGTTCGACCAGGACGGTGGCCTGTTGGTCGGACCGAAGCTGTCCCAGCGCGACCAACAGGTCCTCGCGCTCGACCGGTATGCGGCACTGCGTAAGGTCACACACGGAAACAAAACCTTCCTGGCACGCCACCGGGCCCGATACAAGTTCGATTAG
- a CDS encoding VOC family protein, translating to MIDVRALGYVVVEATRVDAWRRYAEDVLGMQALDAPDGALYLKMDERDFRYVIVPGSTDRYFASGWELPDGAAFDAALAALRQAGVEAVRATRDEAALRRVQAMAWCTDPSGNRHELYWGPRCDFRRFVSPLGVARFVTGDMGLGHAVLPAPQFDATDAFVRGVLGFELSDIYRVKFTPDPAEPEKRIHFMHCRNARHHSLALFEMAVPSGCVHVMAEVDSMDEVGRALDRVGAHDVKMSATLGRHCNDQMISFYMKTPGGFDLEYGFGGLTVDWSKHAVFEATKVSQWGHDFSIGYR from the coding sequence ATGATCGATGTCCGTGCGCTCGGCTACGTCGTCGTCGAGGCGACCCGCGTCGATGCGTGGCGCCGCTACGCGGAAGACGTGCTGGGCATGCAGGCGCTCGACGCGCCCGACGGCGCGCTGTACCTGAAGATGGACGAGCGCGATTTCCGCTACGTGATCGTCCCCGGCTCGACCGACCGCTATTTCGCGTCGGGCTGGGAACTGCCCGACGGCGCCGCGTTCGACGCTGCGCTGGCGGCATTGCGGCAGGCGGGCGTCGAAGCCGTGCGTGCCACGCGCGACGAAGCCGCGCTGCGCCGCGTGCAGGCGATGGCGTGGTGCACCGACCCGTCCGGCAACCGGCACGAGCTGTACTGGGGCCCGCGCTGCGACTTCCGTCGCTTCGTGTCGCCGCTGGGCGTTGCGCGTTTCGTCACCGGCGACATGGGGCTCGGCCACGCGGTGCTGCCCGCACCGCAGTTCGACGCGACCGATGCATTCGTGCGCGGCGTGCTCGGCTTCGAGCTGTCCGACATCTACCGCGTGAAGTTCACGCCCGATCCGGCCGAACCGGAAAAACGCATCCATTTCATGCACTGCCGCAACGCACGCCATCACAGCCTCGCGCTGTTCGAGATGGCCGTGCCGTCGGGTTGCGTGCACGTGATGGCTGAAGTCGATTCGATGGACGAAGTGGGCCGCGCGCTGGATCGCGTGGGCGCGCACGACGTGAAGATGTCCGCGACGCTCGGCCGCCACTGCAACGACCAGATGATTTCTTTCTACATGAAGACCCCCGGCGGCTTCGATCTCGAATACGGCTTCGGCGGCCTCACGGTCGACTGGTCGAAGCACGCGGTGTTCGAGGCCACCAAGGTGAGCCAGTGGGGCCACGATTTCAGCATCGGATACCGGTAA
- a CDS encoding type II toxin-antitoxin system VapC family toxin codes for MIDTNVISEIRKGKRTNRGVRAFFRQAEADASPLYLSVVTVAELRRGVDLIRHRGDHPQASALEAWMATILSGYAQNILPVDIETSQMWGHLRVPDPTHALDKLIAATALINDLTVVTRNVDDFARTGVRLLNPFD; via the coding sequence TTGATCGATACGAACGTCATCAGCGAGATCAGGAAGGGCAAGCGAACCAACCGCGGCGTGCGCGCGTTCTTCAGGCAGGCCGAGGCCGACGCGAGCCCGCTTTACCTGTCGGTCGTGACGGTGGCCGAATTGCGGCGCGGCGTCGATCTGATCCGCCATCGCGGCGATCATCCACAGGCGTCGGCGCTCGAGGCATGGATGGCGACGATCCTGTCCGGCTATGCGCAGAACATCCTGCCGGTCGATATCGAGACCAGCCAGATGTGGGGCCATCTGCGCGTGCCCGATCCGACCCACGCACTCGACAAACTGATCGCGGCCACCGCGCTGATCAACGATCTCACGGTCGTCACACGCAATGTCGACGATTTCGCGCGCACCGGCGTCCGGCTACTGAACCCGTTCGATTGA